From a single Chitinophaga sp. Cy-1792 genomic region:
- a CDS encoding NuoM family protein, translating to MLTVLLILIPFIAGLIAFGLKGSGPKVLAMVASLATLATAVGAWCSFRTAPQSLSFVANWIPQLGSQFKVGLDGMGMMLCLLTAIAFLLVYITIWNRDTERSSSFYGLMLLSQAGLTGVFTAYDALLFYIFWELALIPVYFLCSMWGGEKRIAVTFKFFVYTFLGSLLMLVGIIYLYAQSPDHSFSWESFTALHLSADQQNWLFWLFFVAFAIKMPIFPFHTWQPDTYEQSPTPVTMILSGVMVKMGLFGIIRWLVPVLPEGARMWSDVAIVLSIIGIVYASCIAMVQSDFKRLIAYSSIAHIGLMCAAIFSRTEQGMQGVLLQMFNHGINIIGMWIIVEIIQNRLKVKNLDELGGIAQKAPRMATFLVIISLANIGLPLTNGFVGEFLMFSGLFQYNHWFMAIAGLGIILAAVYTLNMIQKVIFGNGNALTETTTDLQPGETLALSLVVAIILVLGVYPKPILDLVSSTTELVLKF from the coding sequence GGGCCGAAAGTGCTGGCGATGGTAGCATCTCTGGCAACACTGGCTACAGCAGTTGGTGCATGGTGCAGTTTCCGTACAGCACCTCAAAGTTTGAGCTTTGTTGCTAACTGGATTCCCCAGCTGGGAAGTCAATTCAAAGTAGGGTTAGATGGAATGGGCATGATGCTCTGTTTACTTACAGCGATTGCCTTTCTGCTTGTTTACATTACCATCTGGAACCGCGACACCGAAAGGTCCAGCAGTTTTTACGGTTTAATGTTATTATCTCAGGCTGGTTTAACCGGTGTATTCACCGCTTACGATGCCCTGTTGTTTTACATATTCTGGGAACTGGCGTTAATCCCTGTTTACTTCCTCTGCTCTATGTGGGGTGGTGAAAAGCGTATCGCCGTTACCTTTAAGTTCTTTGTTTATACTTTCCTTGGCTCCCTGTTGATGCTGGTAGGTATTATCTACCTGTATGCACAGAGCCCTGATCATAGCTTCAGCTGGGAATCATTCACTGCTTTACACCTGAGCGCTGATCAGCAAAACTGGCTCTTCTGGCTGTTTTTTGTGGCTTTTGCCATCAAAATGCCAATTTTTCCTTTCCATACCTGGCAGCCGGATACTTACGAACAGTCTCCGACTCCGGTTACGATGATCCTTTCCGGTGTCATGGTAAAAATGGGTTTGTTCGGTATCATCCGCTGGCTGGTGCCGGTACTGCCTGAAGGAGCAAGAATGTGGTCAGATGTTGCCATCGTTCTCTCTATCATCGGTATCGTTTATGCATCCTGCATCGCGATGGTACAGAGCGACTTCAAACGCCTGATCGCTTACTCTTCCATCGCCCACATCGGCCTGATGTGCGCTGCTATCTTCTCCAGAACAGAGCAGGGCATGCAGGGTGTGCTGTTACAGATGTTCAACCACGGTATCAATATCATCGGTATGTGGATAATCGTTGAAATTATCCAGAACCGACTGAAAGTGAAAAACCTGGACGAACTGGGCGGTATTGCTCAGAAAGCGCCTCGTATGGCTACATTCCTTGTAATAATAAGTCTGGCTAACATCGGTTTACCACTGACCAACGGTTTTGTGGGTGAATTCCTGATGTTCAGCGGCCTTTTCCAATATAACCACTGGTTCATGGCAATTGCAGGTCTGGGTATCATCCTGGCGGCAGTTTATACACTGAATATGATCCAGAAGGTAATATTCGGCAATGGAAATGCATTAACGGAAACGACTACCGACTTACAGCCTGGAGAGACCCTGGCTTTAAGCCTGGTTGTTGCCATCATCCTGGTACTGGGTGTTTATCCAAAACCAATCCTGGACCTGGTGAGCAGCACAACAGAGTTAGTTCTTAAATTTTAA
- a CDS encoding NADH-quinone oxidoreductase subunit N, with the protein MNALISTALSGVVLMFVGLFVRNKQHIKFFAIAAVIICLIADLALLPTVQLGGYILYGMIEVSKFSVIFNAVALGATLLYFLLSGSEFEKVGEHVADYFALIFFILSGIILASSFSNLLMLFLAIEIMSIPQYILAGADKKSLKGNEASLKYLLTGSFTTGVLLMGIALIYGAAGTFDINALGLGTAEINPLSLCGIILVAFALSFKVSAAPFHFWTPDVYDGSPTVFTSFMATVVKAGGFVAFVRLFHTAFEGGAISQHWMLILSIITALTLVIGNFTAVFQQSVKRMLAYSSIAQAGFMLFAVIANNQMAAQGIILYAAAYSVATIGVFAVLMRMKKDYTFEGFNGLARKEPLMALTVTVCLLSLAGIPVTAGFFAKYFVLAAAIQQGHLLWLVILAVLCAAISVYYYFRVIIAMYFKQGEPEVEPVSGGFKAALILTIILVLALGICPSLLIGCL; encoded by the coding sequence ATGAACGCACTAATTTCTACTGCTTTATCGGGCGTTGTTCTGATGTTTGTCGGTTTATTTGTACGCAATAAGCAGCATATTAAATTTTTTGCCATCGCGGCCGTTATCATATGTCTTATTGCTGACCTGGCACTGTTACCTACAGTGCAACTGGGTGGTTATATCCTGTATGGTATGATAGAAGTATCCAAATTCAGCGTGATTTTCAATGCTGTGGCTTTGGGTGCTACCTTGTTGTACTTCCTGTTGTCGGGTAGTGAGTTTGAGAAAGTAGGAGAACATGTGGCTGATTATTTCGCCCTGATATTCTTTATACTCTCCGGTATTATCCTGGCTTCCAGCTTCAGCAATCTGCTGATGTTGTTCCTGGCTATCGAGATCATGTCTATCCCACAGTATATCCTGGCGGGTGCCGATAAGAAAAGCTTAAAAGGCAATGAGGCGTCCCTGAAGTACCTCCTTACCGGTTCATTCACTACGGGTGTACTGCTGATGGGTATTGCGCTGATCTACGGTGCTGCCGGTACCTTTGATATCAATGCATTGGGCCTGGGCACTGCGGAAATCAACCCACTGTCTTTATGCGGTATCATCCTGGTTGCTTTTGCACTGTCTTTCAAAGTATCTGCCGCTCCTTTCCACTTCTGGACACCTGATGTATACGACGGTTCACCAACCGTGTTTACTTCTTTCATGGCTACCGTAGTAAAAGCGGGTGGTTTTGTTGCCTTTGTACGCCTGTTCCATACAGCATTCGAAGGTGGCGCTATCAGCCAGCACTGGATGCTGATCCTGTCAATCATCACCGCCCTGACACTGGTAATAGGTAACTTTACCGCTGTATTCCAGCAGAGTGTGAAGCGTATGCTGGCTTACTCCAGTATCGCGCAGGCAGGTTTCATGCTGTTTGCAGTAATCGCTAACAACCAGATGGCTGCTCAGGGTATCATTCTTTATGCAGCAGCATACAGTGTTGCTACTATTGGCGTATTCGCCGTACTGATGCGCATGAAGAAAGATTATACTTTCGAAGGCTTCAATGGCCTGGCGCGTAAAGAGCCACTGATGGCCCTGACCGTAACCGTTTGTCTGCTGTCACTGGCAGGTATCCCGGTAACTGCCGGCTTCTTCGCTAAATACTTCGTACTCGCAGCTGCCATTCAGCAAGGTCACCTCCTCTGGCTGGTTATCCTGGCTGTGCTCTGCGCCGCTATCAGCGTATACTACTACTTCCGCGTGATCATCGCCATGTACTTCAAACAGGGCGAACCTGAAGTAGAACCAGTTTCCGGTGGTTTCAAAGCTGCCCTGATCCTGACAATTATCCTCGTACTGGCACTGGGTATCTGCCCAAGCCTCCTGATAGGTTGCCTGTAA
- a CDS encoding ABC transporter permease produces the protein MQSRDIFQLAYRSVSGNKLRTGLTVSIIALGIMVLVGILTAIDSIKTSIYSSFAMMGANSFSIRNRDIQVRMGDGNETASKGNKNQKKVKKSNSNKIISYQDALAFKDRYHFPADVSINFRATGSATVYKDDKKTNPNVTVIGGDENYLAISNYTVSEGRNLNSLDVESGRNVAILGKDVAEKLFGKKMKNIINNTIRVGDVRYRVIGVLASKGSSNLMSADNVVITSVNNTRRIFNRPSASYQIGIAVKNITQMEPAQGEAIGVFRIIRGLGLNEEDNFVISKSDSIAEMLFSMLSKVNLFAIVIAFITLFGSAIGLMNIMLVSVAERTREIGVTKALGATSKVVRMQFLYEAIVISLMGGVIGVIAGMLLGNIVSVIFSSPFIIPWLWIMIGVSICAVVGLISGIYPAIKASKLDPIIALRYE, from the coding sequence ATGCAATCCCGAGATATCTTTCAACTGGCATATCGTTCTGTAAGCGGAAATAAACTCCGAACCGGTCTCACCGTTTCTATTATCGCGCTGGGTATCATGGTACTTGTTGGTATCCTCACGGCTATCGATAGTATTAAAACCAGTATTTACAGCAGCTTCGCAATGATGGGGGCGAATAGCTTTTCCATCAGAAACAGGGACATACAGGTAAGAATGGGCGACGGCAATGAGACGGCCTCCAAAGGAAATAAAAACCAGAAGAAGGTAAAGAAGTCCAACAGTAATAAAATTATCTCCTACCAGGATGCCCTCGCCTTCAAAGACAGATATCATTTCCCGGCAGATGTGTCCATCAATTTCCGCGCTACTGGTAGCGCCACCGTTTATAAAGACGACAAGAAAACCAACCCTAACGTAACCGTTATAGGTGGTGATGAAAATTATCTCGCCATTTCCAATTATACCGTATCAGAAGGCCGTAATTTAAACAGTCTTGACGTAGAATCCGGCCGCAACGTGGCTATCCTTGGTAAAGATGTTGCCGAAAAACTCTTCGGCAAAAAAATGAAGAATATTATCAATAATACCATCAGGGTGGGAGACGTACGTTATCGTGTCATTGGTGTACTGGCCTCCAAAGGAAGCAGTAACCTGATGAGTGCCGATAATGTGGTCATCACTTCGGTCAACAATACACGAAGAATATTTAATCGCCCGTCTGCATCTTACCAGATAGGTATCGCTGTAAAAAATATTACCCAGATGGAACCCGCCCAGGGAGAAGCCATCGGGGTATTTCGGATTATCCGCGGACTGGGGCTCAACGAAGAAGATAATTTCGTTATCAGCAAAAGCGACAGCATTGCAGAAATGCTGTTCTCCATGTTAAGTAAAGTGAACCTCTTCGCCATCGTCATTGCCTTCATTACCCTCTTCGGTTCTGCTATTGGCCTCATGAATATCATGCTGGTTTCCGTTGCGGAACGTACCCGCGAAATCGGTGTTACCAAAGCGCTCGGCGCCACGAGCAAAGTCGTACGTATGCAATTCCTCTATGAGGCCATTGTCATCAGTCTGATGGGAGGCGTCATCGGTGTGATTGCCGGTATGCTATTGGGTAATATCGTTTCTGTTATATTCAGCTCTCCTTTTATCATACCGTGGCTATGGATTATGATCGGTGTAAGTATTTGCGCTGTCGTAGGACTAATCTCGGGCATATACCCTGCTATTAAGGCGTCCAAACTGGACCCTATTATCGCACTGCGCTACGAATAG
- a CDS encoding gluconate:H+ symporter, producing MPILIVIAAILLLVVLVTWCKLNTFLSFLIVSILMGLALHMNISAITQSIQTGIGKTLGSLIVVIVFGAMLGKLVAESGAAQRIAGGLMQLLGPKYVQWSLMITGFIVGIPLFYNIGFVLMVPLIFTVAARTGLPAVYLGIPMLASLSVTHGYLPPHPSPTALVSYFHASMGMTLLYGMMLAIPAIVLAGPVFSRFLKGYRNTPSKLFAAKELPENEIPGMVPSLFAAMLPVLLLALTALAKLWVKEGSLGFEIATWLGDPLIVMLLAVLNGIYLLGLRRKVPMKKVMGIMDEAVKDVAVIILIIGGSGALTQLLNDSKVSDYITAALIEQHLHPLVLAWGIAAIIRICIGSATVAGLTTAAIVAPLVGPSGVNPNLMVLATGAGSLMFSHINDAGFWMFKEYFNLTVKDTIKTWSVMETIVSVTGLLGALLLSLFV from the coding sequence ATGCCCATCCTCATTGTAATCGCTGCCATTTTACTGTTAGTCGTTCTGGTTACCTGGTGTAAACTGAATACCTTTCTTTCATTCCTGATCGTGTCTATCCTGATGGGGTTGGCGCTGCATATGAATATCTCTGCTATTACCCAGTCTATACAAACCGGTATTGGTAAAACCCTGGGTTCACTGATAGTGGTCATTGTATTTGGTGCTATGCTGGGAAAACTGGTGGCAGAGAGTGGAGCGGCACAACGGATTGCCGGTGGACTCATGCAATTGCTGGGTCCAAAATATGTACAGTGGTCGCTGATGATCACCGGTTTTATTGTTGGTATTCCGTTGTTCTATAATATCGGTTTTGTATTAATGGTGCCGTTGATTTTTACGGTGGCTGCCAGAACAGGCTTACCTGCAGTATATCTTGGTATTCCAATGCTGGCTTCGCTGTCTGTAACGCACGGCTATCTTCCTCCTCATCCTTCTCCTACGGCCCTCGTCTCTTATTTTCATGCTAGCATGGGTATGACGTTGCTCTATGGTATGATGCTGGCAATTCCCGCTATCGTGCTGGCGGGCCCTGTTTTTAGCCGGTTTCTGAAAGGATATAGGAATACTCCTTCCAAACTGTTTGCGGCCAAAGAACTGCCTGAAAATGAAATTCCGGGTATGGTTCCAAGTCTGTTTGCTGCGATGCTGCCTGTATTATTACTGGCGCTCACGGCCCTGGCAAAGCTATGGGTCAAAGAAGGATCGCTGGGATTTGAAATTGCTACCTGGCTGGGTGATCCGCTGATCGTGATGTTGCTGGCGGTGCTGAATGGGATTTACCTGCTGGGTCTCAGAAGAAAAGTACCTATGAAAAAAGTAATGGGTATCATGGATGAGGCGGTAAAAGATGTGGCGGTTATTATCCTGATCATCGGTGGTTCCGGCGCACTGACGCAGTTATTAAACGATAGTAAGGTCAGCGATTATATCACGGCAGCGCTGATAGAACAGCACCTGCACCCGCTGGTGCTCGCATGGGGTATCGCAGCCATTATAAGAATATGTATAGGGTCTGCTACTGTAGCGGGTTTGACAACCGCCGCGATTGTTGCGCCATTAGTAGGGCCTTCCGGCGTAAATCCGAATCTGATGGTGCTGGCTACCGGCGCAGGCAGCCTGATGTTTTCACATATTAACGATGCCGGTTTCTGGATGTTTAAAGAATACTTTAACTTGACAGTGAAAGATACGATCAAAACATGGTCTGTAATGGAAACGATCGTTTCGGTTACCGGACTGTTAGGGGCATTATTATTAAGCCTGTTTGTTTAG
- a CDS encoding D-TA family PLP-dependent enzyme, with amino-acid sequence MEWFELKNVDQVDSPALIIYKERIIENINLLKTMIDDVKRLRPHVKTNKITEVVALMIAAGIEKFKCATIAEAEMCALAKAPDVLLAYQPVGPKVIRLLELVQKYPDTMFSCLVDNMDAATKISDAFAAIGKKLKVYVDLNVGMNRTGIKPGKAALVLYQQLQQLPGINTIGLHAYDGHIHDTDMATRTERCNEAYEPVHQMVVDTVISGLPAPIVVAGGSPTFPIHAQRHTIECSPGTFVFWDFGYARNLPEQHFKYAALVLSRVISVIDQQLICLDLGHKSVAAESPQPRVQYLNIPDATIVSQSEEHLVLKVNDSSQYPVGTVCYGVPLHVCPTVALYEKAYVAEQQEVVATWKVIARDRQIII; translated from the coding sequence ATGGAATGGTTTGAATTAAAGAATGTAGATCAGGTAGATTCTCCTGCATTAATTATCTATAAAGAGAGAATTATAGAGAATATAAATCTGCTTAAAACAATGATCGATGATGTGAAGCGCCTGCGTCCTCACGTCAAAACAAATAAAATCACAGAAGTGGTGGCACTGATGATAGCCGCCGGAATTGAAAAATTCAAATGCGCTACCATCGCAGAAGCAGAAATGTGCGCACTGGCGAAGGCGCCGGATGTATTACTGGCCTATCAGCCGGTGGGACCTAAAGTAATCAGGCTGCTGGAGCTGGTACAGAAATATCCGGATACCATGTTTAGTTGCCTGGTGGATAACATGGACGCCGCTACGAAAATCAGTGACGCTTTTGCTGCCATCGGCAAAAAGCTTAAGGTATATGTAGATCTTAATGTAGGTATGAACCGTACGGGTATCAAACCCGGTAAAGCCGCACTGGTATTGTACCAGCAACTGCAGCAGCTGCCGGGTATCAACACCATTGGCCTGCATGCCTACGATGGGCATATCCACGATACGGACATGGCTACACGTACCGAACGTTGCAACGAAGCCTACGAGCCTGTTCATCAGATGGTAGTGGATACGGTTATAAGCGGACTCCCCGCTCCAATTGTTGTTGCCGGCGGATCTCCCACATTCCCCATCCATGCACAGCGACATACAATAGAATGTAGTCCGGGAACCTTCGTATTCTGGGATTTTGGCTACGCCAGAAATCTACCTGAGCAACATTTTAAATATGCCGCCCTCGTATTAAGCAGGGTGATTTCTGTTATTGATCAGCAGCTTATCTGTCTTGACCTCGGACATAAATCCGTTGCCGCAGAAAGTCCGCAGCCCCGTGTGCAATACCTCAATATCCCGGATGCTACGATCGTTTCACAAAGCGAGGAACATCTGGTACTGAAGGTGAACGACAGTAGCCAATATCCGGTGGGGACGGTGTGTTACGGCGTGCCGTTGCATGTTTGTCCTACAGTGGCATTATATGAAAAGGCCTATGTAGCCGAACAGCAGGAGGTGGTAGCCACCTGGAAAGTAATTGCCCGCGACCGGCAAATCATCATCTGA
- a CDS encoding DUF2252 domain-containing protein, whose product MENVVSRIVDFNKGRIPEMLQLKYAAMRQNPFRFFRGSCHLFYEDLPAESSLLKSPMAWICGDMHLENFGSYKADNHIPYFDINDFDESILAPCLVDPARLLCSGLVASDVLGINTAGAKELFNIFMDAYMATLSAGYIRSLEKQAATGTIKQFLDTVKNRSHDVFMSKRMYFKDKKPKLIIDGVKTLKAPPEEKHDLKTALQHYMEDEPRLSKMVIKDIAYRIAGTGSLGGYRYIILVTYKDVYYLLDLKEALPSCILQYHDFPQPKWKNEADRVTEVQKRIQAASPALLRSVEVMGKHYILKSLQPSADKLDFQLFNGNIPALKEISTSMGQICAWDCLRSGGRQGSAIADELIAFAKTAKTWKPQLYDYVKSYAVKVNKDFKVFAAAYDKKQLSS is encoded by the coding sequence ATGGAAAACGTTGTATCCCGCATAGTTGACTTCAACAAAGGACGTATACCGGAAATGTTGCAGTTGAAGTATGCGGCAATGAGACAGAACCCTTTTCGTTTTTTCAGAGGCTCCTGTCACCTGTTTTATGAGGACCTTCCGGCTGAAAGTAGTTTGTTAAAATCCCCGATGGCCTGGATTTGCGGAGATATGCACCTCGAAAACTTCGGAAGTTACAAGGCCGATAATCACATTCCTTATTTCGATATCAATGATTTTGACGAATCTATACTGGCGCCTTGCCTCGTAGACCCTGCGCGACTGCTATGCAGTGGCCTCGTGGCATCGGATGTGCTGGGAATTAATACCGCCGGTGCTAAGGAGCTGTTCAATATTTTCATGGATGCCTATATGGCAACATTAAGCGCCGGTTATATCAGGTCGTTGGAGAAGCAGGCAGCCACAGGCACTATCAAACAATTCCTGGATACTGTCAAAAACAGGAGCCACGATGTTTTTATGAGCAAGCGGATGTACTTCAAGGATAAAAAACCGAAACTGATCATCGACGGTGTTAAAACCCTCAAAGCGCCGCCAGAAGAGAAACACGACCTGAAAACAGCGCTGCAGCATTACATGGAAGATGAACCGCGACTGAGTAAAATGGTGATTAAGGATATTGCTTATCGTATAGCCGGCACCGGTAGTCTTGGTGGTTACCGCTACATCATCTTAGTCACATACAAAGATGTTTATTACCTGCTCGATCTGAAAGAGGCATTGCCTTCCTGTATCCTTCAGTATCACGACTTTCCTCAGCCAAAGTGGAAGAATGAAGCAGACAGAGTGACAGAAGTACAGAAGCGTATACAGGCAGCTTCACCGGCCTTGTTACGCAGTGTGGAAGTGATGGGCAAACATTATATATTAAAGTCGTTACAGCCTTCGGCAGATAAATTGGATTTTCAGTTATTTAATGGGAATATACCTGCCCTGAAAGAAATATCTACGTCGATGGGGCAAATCTGTGCGTGGGATTGCCTGCGGTCGGGAGGCCGTCAGGGATCTGCGATTGCAGATGAATTGATCGCCTTTGCCAAAACAGCTAAAACATGGAAACCGCAGCTCTATGATTATGTGAAATCCTACGCGGTAAAAGTGAATAAAGACTTTAAGGTTTTTGCTGCGGCCTATGATAAAAAACAGCTGTCATCCTGA
- a CDS encoding family 20 glycosylhydrolase has protein sequence MKSLKENLRLLLPAAMLLPAIASSAQQVPDSAAFAQAVKSIAPVTLPQSGTGKIIIPAAPAGYQLLLKGSDRNPVIDSLGKITTPLNDAVVSLYFVLRRTQDGAEMDAPQQLTVPGKYGKQEADQPTVIPALREWHSQTGTYALSGTTNIVIDPAFAKELSAGANIFLEDLQTITHSHTHKIILGKPAKGDIYLTLNTIDKSLGKEGYMMQIDDQITINALHQQGAFWATRTILQLLEQDITHRNIRKGITRDYPKYAIRSFVLDDGRKLFTLDFVRHYVKFMAYYKMNDFHIHLNDNGFVKFFGDNWDSTYSAFRLENKTYPGLTAKDGFYTKQQFIDLQSLADSLSVTIIPEIDVPAHSLAFSKANPAVASTKYGRDHLNLDPVSWEMVDNVFKEYLEGPNPVFKGAEVHIGTDEYAKEESEKFRAFTDHLIKFVEGYGKKVRMWGSLTHAQGKTPVKSEGVTMNAWYNGYAEPREMIRQGYDLISTPDGWLYIVPAAGYYYDYLDIKKIYEKWEPNMIGNVTFPYGHPKIKGGAFAEWNDHCGNGITQEDVHDRVFPAMQVLAEKMWTGHTTISNYDKYEQLSKLIGEGPGLNMRGKYTGKDSLLLSYNFEKGKATDISGNNRNAIKSSNAKIGSTLKLNGGNSYISTPLATIGYDYTVSFDINPAENNAENAVIFSGPVSVVKLKQGSSGKLGFSREGYNYFFDYVVPANTWTHIEISGNNKGTALFVNGKLVQRLQDEKITFPNTKDKNAKVQTLVFPLQLIGATANAFNGEIDNLKVYNYAK, from the coding sequence ATGAAATCGCTCAAAGAAAACCTCCGTCTGTTATTGCCGGCGGCTATGCTGCTGCCTGCCATTGCATCCAGCGCGCAGCAAGTGCCCGATTCTGCTGCTTTTGCACAGGCAGTGAAATCCATAGCACCCGTAACCTTACCCCAAAGCGGAACAGGAAAAATTATTATTCCTGCCGCCCCTGCGGGTTATCAGCTGCTGCTGAAAGGCAGCGACAGAAACCCGGTGATTGATAGTCTGGGCAAGATTACCACACCGCTGAATGATGCTGTTGTCAGTTTGTACTTTGTGCTGCGCAGAACACAAGATGGCGCAGAAATGGACGCACCGCAGCAACTTACCGTACCTGGAAAATATGGTAAACAGGAAGCTGATCAGCCTACAGTAATACCTGCATTGCGCGAATGGCACAGCCAGACAGGAACCTACGCTTTAAGCGGAACTACCAACATCGTAATAGATCCTGCGTTTGCAAAAGAATTAAGTGCAGGCGCCAACATCTTCCTGGAGGATCTTCAAACGATTACCCATAGCCACACTCATAAAATAATTCTTGGTAAACCTGCTAAGGGTGATATATACCTGACATTAAATACTATTGATAAAAGTCTGGGCAAAGAAGGATATATGATGCAGATAGATGACCAGATCACTATCAACGCACTCCATCAGCAGGGCGCTTTCTGGGCTACGCGTACTATTCTGCAGTTACTGGAACAGGATATAACCCACAGGAATATACGAAAAGGAATCACCCGTGACTATCCGAAATATGCTATCAGAAGTTTTGTACTCGACGACGGCAGAAAGCTGTTTACGCTGGATTTCGTCAGACATTACGTAAAATTCATGGCCTACTACAAGATGAATGATTTCCATATTCATCTGAACGATAACGGCTTCGTGAAATTCTTTGGCGATAACTGGGACAGCACCTATTCCGCATTCCGCCTGGAAAACAAGACTTATCCCGGACTTACCGCTAAAGATGGCTTTTATACAAAGCAGCAATTTATTGATCTGCAGTCGCTCGCAGACAGTCTTTCCGTAACAATCATTCCTGAAATTGATGTTCCTGCGCATTCACTGGCATTCAGCAAAGCAAATCCTGCAGTTGCAAGTACTAAATACGGCCGGGATCACCTGAACCTGGACCCTGTTTCCTGGGAAATGGTAGATAATGTATTTAAAGAATACCTGGAAGGCCCTAATCCGGTCTTTAAAGGCGCTGAAGTACATATCGGCACTGATGAGTATGCAAAAGAGGAATCAGAGAAATTCAGGGCATTTACTGATCATCTGATAAAGTTTGTAGAAGGTTATGGCAAGAAAGTAAGGATGTGGGGATCGCTGACACATGCGCAGGGAAAAACACCTGTCAAATCAGAAGGCGTAACCATGAATGCCTGGTACAACGGTTATGCAGAACCAAGAGAGATGATCCGCCAGGGATATGATCTTATCAGCACACCAGATGGCTGGTTATATATCGTACCAGCTGCCGGTTACTATTACGATTACCTGGACATCAAAAAAATCTACGAAAAATGGGAGCCAAATATGATCGGTAATGTCACTTTCCCATATGGACACCCTAAAATCAAAGGCGGCGCCTTTGCGGAATGGAACGACCATTGTGGCAATGGTATCACCCAGGAAGATGTGCATGACCGCGTATTTCCGGCAATGCAGGTGCTTGCAGAAAAAATGTGGACCGGCCATACCACTATCAGCAACTATGACAAATATGAACAATTAAGCAAGTTGATAGGTGAAGGTCCGGGACTTAACATGAGAGGAAAATACACTGGTAAGGATTCCTTATTACTATCATACAATTTCGAAAAAGGAAAAGCTACTGACATCAGCGGCAACAACAGGAACGCTATCAAAAGCAGCAATGCAAAAATTGGCAGCACGCTGAAGCTCAATGGTGGCAATAGCTACATCAGCACGCCTTTAGCTACTATCGGATATGATTACACGGTAAGTTTTGATATCAATCCGGCAGAAAACAATGCGGAAAATGCAGTCATCTTCTCCGGCCCTGTCAGTGTGGTGAAGTTAAAACAAGGATCTTCCGGTAAACTGGGATTTTCAAGAGAAGGCTATAACTATTTCTTCGACTATGTGGTACCTGCCAATACCTGGACGCATATCGAAATATCTGGCAATAACAAAGGCACGGCACTCTTCGTAAATGGCAAGCTGGTACAGCGTTTACAAGACGAGAAAATTACTTTCCCGAATACAAAAGACAAGAATGCAAAAGTGCAGACGCTTGTTTTTCCTTTGCAGCTGATTGGCGCCACCGCCAACGCTTTTAATGGTGAAATTGATAATCTGAAAGTCTATAATTACGCAAAATAA